The Corynebacterium coyleae genome segment CATCAACGCACGTTCTCACCCCTCAACTTGAGGCGCGAGGCAGCTTGGCGTACATTGTGCACACAGGTTCTACACGTTGCTTGAAGACCTCACCACACAAAAGTAAGGACAGTGGTCCCTATGACTCAGCCAAAAGTTAAGCGACTTCACCTCAGGACAACAGAGGTCCAGGACGAGACGCTACGAAGTGCCGCCGAAGCCCAGGATGTTCCGGTGTCCGATTTCGTGCTCGGCAGCGCAATGATCGAAGCGGAAAAGATTCTTGCCGATCGCCGTTGGTTCGAATTGAGCGACGAAGACTTCGCCAAATTCGAGAAAGCCCTCGATACCCCCGTCGACGGCACGAAACTAGCGCGCCTTCTCGCATCCGACTCCGTCTTCGGAAAGGAGTTCCACCTTGACTAGGGACATCATCCAACCTCCGCGAACGATCGAAAAGGAAGATGATGTTGCAGGTTTCTCCTGCGGGGTGGAAAGCCTAGACAAGTGGCTCAAAGAAAACGCTTGGAAAAACCAACGCGCCAACAATTCTGTCACCTACGTGACAACGCTTAACGACAAGGTAGTTGGTTACTACGCTCTCGCATCGGGCGGAGTCAGCCGAGATGCCCTGCCCAAGCGATTCCGCAACAACCGTCCCAAGGATGTTCCGATCATCCTTCTGGGGCGGTTCGCTGTCGATTCGCGCGCTCAAGGCAGACAACTAGGCAAATCCCTATTACAGGACATGTTTAGACGCGCGATCGCCGCAGCGGAGATAATCGGTGCGGCAGCGATCCTCATCCACGCACACGATGAAAGCGCAAAACAGTTCTACCTCCATAACGCTAACTTTCATGAAATGCCAGGAGAACCGCTCCATCTCCTCCTGCCGGTGGAATCACTGATCCAACAAGCCCAGAACTCTTAGCATGCGGCGCCTCCACGCTTCCAACTCAATCGGCACAACGGTAGGCGTATCCCTCAGGGTTTCAGGCTCCCACAACCACATCGATCCCGTCGGCATACCGGCGGGCAAAGCATCAATCAGAAACTGGATACTCTCTAGTGGCGCATCCCTATTGCAGCGGTATGAAGCGGCGACGAGATTGAAATGATTGAGCGTGCTGACCAGCGACCCCTCCTCTACCGGTTGGTAGAGCTTCAACGTCTCCAAGGCGCGCTCCGGGTTTTCTCCAATAATGCAGAACCCGAAGTTTCTCTTCACCTCTGGCTCATTAGGAAACAGGTTTATGTTTTCACTTGCCAGGTTGACCGCCTGGTCCACGTCACCTTTGTCTAATGCGGCAATTACGGATTTCTGTGCTTTCTCCAGCTCAGCCAATGGCCCCCGCTGATAGGGCGCAATTTGTGAAGTCGCGCGCCTAGCGAGCTCTTGGGTTACATCAAACAAAGAGACTCTGCGTTCCTCCAGAAGACCAACGTCAAATTGGGCTAATCCCTGAACCGCACCGGGCTTCGTTATGAAAGTCAGCTCCCACAGCAGGGACTCACTAGCCCACTCGTCTAGATACGTTTTTGTAAACCGCTCACATACCCAAACCGTTGCGTCACGGCCATTGAGCAAAAACAGATCCTCATCATCGGCAAGAGACTGGTCTGTTGAGTAACGCCACCCAACGAGATGCGCAATAGGCGCCTCTTGAAGCCAACGTTGCACCTCCCGAACAAAAGACCCATTCATCGCCCTAGCTCGGGCCAAGCTCCGGTCTCCTGCTGCTACGCCTTGAAGCTCTGGACTTGCAATAAGAAGATCAGCCCATTCTCCCAGAAGCAGTTCATCACTCCCGCGTTCTTTTTCCAGCACGAGCTGCCGGCACGCTAACGCTCCTTCAAGGACAAAATCGATCAACATCGGCCCGAATCCAGTTCGGATGATCGCATCGGCGGACAGACCGCGATCGGCCAACTTGCCAAGTGCGGACGTGATTTGAGTATCACGACGCAACCTGTCTGGGACGTTCAATCGCCGCAGATTGTCCGAGACAAGCCGAAGGAGCTGCGCAGTCGTCCAGCAGCTCGTTGGCTCACCCGGGAGGTGCACATAATCTGCCCCTACGCCCTCTGAGTGATCAGCCGAGGAAACGAGTAACTCACTTAGTGTTTCACAAGTCCGTAGCCCGTTGCACAACCGATGGTCAGTGACGCTACATTCTTGGCTGGCAGCGGCAACATAATCGGCCAGATCACGTCCGCCCTGTGCCACTTTCCCTACCGCTCCATGATGTCGTGGCGCACGATGGTCTGATCGCGGCCCGGGCCGACGCCGATGTAGGAGATCGGCGCACCGGAGAGCTCCTCGAGGCGCAGCACATAATCCTGGGCCTTCTGCGGCAGCTCCTCAAAGGTGCGGCAGCCGGTGATGTCCTCGTCCCAGGCGGGCATCGTCTCGTAGATCGGCGTTGCGTGGTGGAAGTCGGTCTGGGTCATCGGCATTTCGTCGAAACGCTTGCCGTCCACGTCGTAGGCCACACAAATCGGGATCTCGCCGATGCCGGTGAGCACGTCGAGCTTGGTCAGGAACAGGTCCGTAAAGCCGTTGACGCGGGAGGCGTAGCGCGCGATCACGCTGTCGTACCAGCCGGTGCGGCGCACGCGGCCGGTGTTCACGCCGACCTCACCGCCGGTGACCTGCAGGAACTCGCCCCACTTGTCAAACAGTTCCGTCGGGAACGGACCCGCCCCAACGCGGGTGGTGTACGCCTTGATAATGCCCAGCACGCCCGTGATGCGAGTCGGGCCGATACCCGCACCCACGCACGCGCCGCCGGCGGTCGGGTTCGAGGACGTCACGAACGGGTAGGTGCCGTGGTCCACGTCCAACATGGTGGCCTGACCACCCTCCATGAGGACGTGCTTGCCGGCGGAGAGGGCGTCGTTAAGCATGCGCTCCGCATCAATCACCATCGGCTCGAGGCGCTCCGCGTAACGGCCGAAGTAATCCATCGTCTCCTCGACCGAAATCGCGCGACGGTTATACATCTTGACCAGCATCTGGTTCTTCACATCGAGCGCAGACTCGATCTTCTGGCGCAGGATGGACTCGTCGAAAACGTCCTGCACGCGCAGGCCCACGCGAGCGACCTTGTCGGCGTAGGTCGGGCCGATGCCGCGACCCGTCGTGCCAATCGCGCGCTTGCCCAAGAAACGCTCCTGCACACGATCCAACTGCTGGTGATACGGCGCCACCAAATGCGCATTCGCGCTGATCTTCAACCGCGACGCATTCGCACCGCGCGCCTCAAGGCCGTCAATCTCCTCGAACAACGCCTCAAGGTTCACCACCACACCGTTGCCCAGAATCGGGGTAGCGTTTTCGGACAGGACGCCGGCGGGCAACAACTTCAGCTCGTACTTCTCCCCACCGACAACCACCGTGTGCCCAGCGTTATTACCGCCGTTGGGCTTAACCACGTAGTCGACCCGACCGCCGAGAATGTCAGTTGCTTTGCCTTTGCCCTCGTCGCCCCACTGGGCGCCCACGATGATGATGGCGGACATCACGCACTCCTTAAATATGGCGTATGAACGGGCATATTGTACCGTGAGCGCCATGCGGCTCATCCACTGCGCATGCGGCGCGTCCCCCGAACCCTCAATTCCGGGCGCAGAAACGTTCCAACTCCCCGCGCACCCCACCCAGCGCGACCTCAAGTTTCTCGACGCCATCGCGCGCGAAGTGCTCCCCTCAGATCCCACCCCGTCGCTTGACGAGATCCAGAAAAACCCCGCCGTCGACCACCTCGGCGCACCCACGTTTGCGCCGCAGCAACCCTCTGAGCCGTTGCGTGTTGTGGTGTCCGGCAGCGACCGTGCCCTCGGGCTGGTGCTCACCCGCCTGATGCGCGCGGATTGCATGTGGGCGGAAGTCGGATATGTGCCCGCGGATCCGCAATCGCCCGCGGCGGTGCTCTGGGGCGCGGAGTCTGCGGATCTTGCTGCAGGCGGGCCCGTGCGGCCCATCCCCTGCATCCGCACCGACTTCGGCGAGGTCGTTGCAGGATCCGCGGAGCTCTTTACTGACGACGGCGCCACGCCCTACTACGGCGAAGTCGTCGTCGACTCGGACGTGCTGGTCCACCCCGGCGTCGAATACGGCGCACGCCTCGTGCCCACCGTCGACGCGCCCGGCATCGCCGCCGCCCCCTTCACCAGCCCACTCGTACCCACCCGCCGCTTCCTACGCCGCCAGCCCGTCGCACGCCTCGACGGCACCCGCACCCTCACCGGGCGCGCCCTGCAATCCGGTGGCAATGAGATCACAGTGCGTATCGACGACCACCTGCGCCCCCGACCCGTCTCCCGCGTCACCTTCTACCGACACCTGCGCGACATCCAAGCGGTCCGTTCGGCATAGTTTCAGGAATTATATTCACGCTCTGGCGGACTTCACATTTCGCGTTTTCTCTATGCGATTGGTAGCTCGCTGTTACCTAACTGACACATTGCGTTCATTTCGCTGAACGTTTTGCCACCTTTCAGATTTTCGTTTCCGCTGGCTGTTGGCGGTTTCCATGGGACTACCTGAACTTGTCGTGTTTGTCGCTCGAACACCCGTTCTACTTTTCGAGGCTCAGGTTGGGTCCGCTGCCAGAATGGTTGATCGTCGTTACGGTCGGAATCGTTCTCGCAACAACAAATCAAAAGGAGAAACAACAATGACTAACCTCAACCGCATCGAGGATCTTGCAAACGCAACCGCATACGACGTCAACGGCGACAAAGTCGGCGGCGTCAAGGACGTCTACGTCAACGACTCCACCGGCCAGCCGGACTTCGTATCCGTTAGCCACGGCCTCTTCGGTGGCGGCGACTCCATCGTCCCGCTGCGTGGCCACACGCTTCGCGACGGCGACCTGCACCTCGCATTCTCCAAGGACCGCATCGAGGACGCACCGGATCTCGACGAAAACGGCCACCTGACCACCCAGGACCAGGACGCCTTCTACCGCCACTACGGCCTGGAGACCACCGAGGACGTGACCACCTACGAGACCGGTAAGCACGCCGCTGCTGGTGCCGGTGTCGGTGCTGCTGGTGCTGCGGGTGCTGGTGCCGCGGGTGCTGGTGCTGGTGCCGGTGAGCGTGGTGTCGTCGATAATGAGCGCGCCGCTGCCGCAGACCGCACCACCGACGTCGACGGCGAACTGATCCGCTCCGAGGAGCAGCTCAACGTCTCCAAGGACCGCGTCGAATCCGGCCAGGTCAGCCTGCGTAAGTACGTCGTCGAGGAGACCGAAACCGTCGAGGTCCCGGTCGAGCGCGAGGAAGTCCGCATCGTACGCGAGCCGATCACCGACGCAGACCGCGCAAACTACGACGGCAACATCGGCGAGCAGGAAGCATCCGTCACGCTTCACGAGGACCGCGTCACCGTATCCAAGGAATCCGTCCCGGTAGAGAAGGTTTCCCTGGAGAAGGACACCGTCCGCGACACCGAGCGCGTCTCTGAAGAGGTACGCAAGGAGCGCTTCGAGACCGACGGCGTCGTCGAAGACAACAAGTAAAACATGTATAGGGGTTTAGCCCCTGGCTTTCGCCCCTGGCGTTCGCCCCTGGCTTTCGCCCCGGTTGGGAATGTTCCTAACCGGGGCTTTTTGCTGTTCGTTTTGCTGATCGTCTAGCTCGGCTAGGCTCCCTACTAGACGATCAGCATTCGGGTTCGAAGTTTTCCCAGGTGATATTGCACATGATGTTCGGTAGCGGCGAGATCGTCTAGTTGTGCCGTGTCATGTCTCGTGACTTATTGGACAAGGAGTCCAGTCACTTATTGGACACGATGTCCACACACTTTTTGGACAGCGTGCGGGTGGAATGGGCGGATGGCTATTTCATCGCACAAGCGCAGAAAGATCGCGGATTTTGATCCGGTCCGCGACGGCAAGACCATCACGCAGTTTTGTAAAGAAGAACAGATCTCACGCCAGACGTTTCACAACGTGAAAAACCGCATCACCGAACGTGGACGGTCCGGCATTCTGCCGGATAGCACTGCTCCGAAAAACCCTGCCCGCAAATACACAGACGCTGACTACCAGGCTGTCATTAACGCACGGTTCGATCTGCAAGAGCAGGGATTGGACTGCGGCCCGTTGTCGATCTACTACCGCTTGTACGACGCAGTTGGCCCAGAGTGCACTCCATCGCGCACAACAATTGCGACCTGGCTGCACAACGCTGGTTTGGTCGATGTCAACGCGCGTAAGCGTCCACGCAGTTCTTATAAGCGTTTCGCCCGCGATTTTGTCTGCGAGTTGTGGCAGATCGACGCTTTGGTCTACCGCCTGTTCGATGTTGACCACACCCAGGCCACGATCTATCAGGTCATCGATGACGCCAGCAGATTCGACGTAGGAACGAAAGCGTTTATGCGTCCTGAAAACGGCGAAGACGCTCGCACCACGTTGGCGGCAGCCTTTGATAACTACCGCAAACCACAAGAACTCTTATCGGACAACAGTGAAGCATTTGCCACCTACCACCGTGGGCGTTTGTCAGCAACGGAAATATGGCTGGCTGAACAAGGCGTCGTCGCGATCGCTGGGTTTGCTCCCACAACGCAAGGCAAAGACGAACGCTCCCATCGCACCTTGGTGCAGTTTCTTGATGCGCGCACACCAACAACGTTTAACGAGTTGCAAGCAGCGATCGTGGCCTACCGTGAGGTGTACAACACTCACCGGAGGCATCAAAGCCTGCTTGTCGGCAAAATGCACATCACACCGCAACAGGCTTGGGAGACGTTCCCGCAGGCTGAATCACCAACAGATCCGCTGGATCCTGAAGTGATATGGCAACGCGTTGTTGACTACAACCTTGCCAACAACCCGCATGCACAGCCGAAGCCTGCGGATGTAAAAGATGGGTTAAGCGACAAAATGTGTGTCCGGAATCGTTGATTTTCATGCTCTGAACTCCGCGTTTGCGGAAAATATATGCTCCAAAAGCATATATTGGCCCTCTCTTGCGAAAATCCCCGGTGTGGCTGCCATGGTGTGCTACGCGGCGGTGGTTCGGTTGCCCAATGCCAAAGAACCGACCACGCTGCCATTGTGGCGGCGATATGAAACGAAACGGCACCACCAGCAACGGGACGACCCGGTGGCGGTGCAAAATCTGCGGTGCTTCACTGACCAAGCAGCGCAGCGATATCACCAACGCAGCCCTATTTCGTGCGTTCATCCAGCACCTGACCACCGGGACCAGTCTTGCGGCGATCGCCGGCAACATGAGCTGCTCGACACGTACGCTGCAGCGCAAATTCGATGCCTTTTGGCTGGTTGACGTGCCTGACCCGACCATCGGCCATACAGGCAGGGTCTACGACCAGATCTTCATCGACGGCACCTACACCGCAGGTGGCTGTCTGATCGTGGCGGCAACGCTCGACCACGTCATCGCCTGGCACTGGTGCAAACAAGAAACCACACACGACTACAAGCG includes the following:
- a CDS encoding DUF1778 domain-containing protein is translated as MTQPKVKRLHLRTTEVQDETLRSAAEAQDVPVSDFVLGSAMIEAEKILADRRWFELSDEDFAKFEKALDTPVDGTKLARLLASDSVFGKEFHLD
- a CDS encoding GNAT family N-acetyltransferase; the protein is MTRDIIQPPRTIEKEDDVAGFSCGVESLDKWLKENAWKNQRANNSVTYVTTLNDKVVGYYALASGGVSRDALPKRFRNNRPKDVPIILLGRFAVDSRAQGRQLGKSLLQDMFRRAIAAAEIIGAAAILIHAHDESAKQFYLHNANFHEMPGEPLHLLLPVESLIQQAQNS
- a CDS encoding adenylosuccinate synthase; its protein translation is MSAIIIVGAQWGDEGKGKATDILGGRVDYVVKPNGGNNAGHTVVVGGEKYELKLLPAGVLSENATPILGNGVVVNLEALFEEIDGLEARGANASRLKISANAHLVAPYHQQLDRVQERFLGKRAIGTTGRGIGPTYADKVARVGLRVQDVFDESILRQKIESALDVKNQMLVKMYNRRAISVEETMDYFGRYAERLEPMVIDAERMLNDALSAGKHVLMEGGQATMLDVDHGTYPFVTSSNPTAGGACVGAGIGPTRITGVLGIIKAYTTRVGAGPFPTELFDKWGEFLQVTGGEVGVNTGRVRRTGWYDSVIARYASRVNGFTDLFLTKLDVLTGIGEIPICVAYDVDGKRFDEMPMTQTDFHHATPIYETMPAWDEDITGCRTFEELPQKAQDYVLRLEELSGAPISYIGVGPGRDQTIVRHDIMER
- a CDS encoding PRC and DUF2382 domain-containing protein gives rise to the protein MTNLNRIEDLANATAYDVNGDKVGGVKDVYVNDSTGQPDFVSVSHGLFGGGDSIVPLRGHTLRDGDLHLAFSKDRIEDAPDLDENGHLTTQDQDAFYRHYGLETTEDVTTYETGKHAAAGAGVGAAGAAGAGAAGAGAGAGERGVVDNERAAAADRTTDVDGELIRSEEQLNVSKDRVESGQVSLRKYVVEETETVEVPVEREEVRIVREPITDADRANYDGNIGEQEASVTLHEDRVTVSKESVPVEKVSLEKDTVRDTERVSEEVRKERFETDGVVEDNK